In Palleronia sp. LCG004, a single window of DNA contains:
- the secE gene encoding preprotein translocase subunit SecE, producing the protein MASRTNPLQFIQQARAEIAKVVWPTRREVLLTTVMVFIMASLTAVFFFFVDFIIRQGLQAALTFFG; encoded by the coding sequence ATGGCCAGCCGCACCAACCCGCTCCAGTTCATCCAGCAGGCCCGCGCGGAAATCGCGAAGGTCGTCTGGCCGACGCGGCGCGAGGTCCTGCTGACGACCGTCATGGTCTTCATCATGGCGTCGCTGACGGCGGTGTTCTTCTTCTTCGTGGATTTCATCATCCGGCAGGGGCTGCAGGCCGCGCTGACTTTCTTCGGCTAG
- the rplA gene encoding 50S ribosomal protein L1: MAKLSKKQKVQREAVAGKENLSVDAAVALVKGNATSKFDETIEIAMNLGVDPRHADQMVRGSVTLPNGTGKTVRVAVFARGPKAEEAQAAGADIVGAEDLMEQIQGGQINFDRCIATPDMMPIVGRLGKILGPRNLMPNPRVGTVTMDVKEAVEAAKGGQVQFKAEKAGVIHAGIGKASFDAEKLAENLRAFVDAVGKAKPAGAKGTYMKQVAISSTMGPGVTVDVASATGNE; this comes from the coding sequence ATGGCAAAGCTCAGCAAAAAGCAGAAGGTGCAGCGCGAAGCCGTCGCCGGCAAGGAAAACCTCTCCGTCGATGCGGCCGTGGCGCTCGTGAAGGGCAATGCGACCTCGAAATTCGACGAGACGATCGAGATCGCGATGAACCTCGGCGTCGATCCGCGCCATGCGGACCAGATGGTGCGCGGCAGCGTGACGCTGCCCAACGGGACGGGCAAGACCGTTCGTGTCGCCGTCTTCGCACGCGGTCCCAAGGCCGAGGAGGCGCAGGCCGCCGGAGCCGATATCGTCGGTGCCGAGGATCTCATGGAGCAGATCCAGGGCGGTCAGATCAACTTCGACCGCTGCATCGCGACGCCCGACATGATGCCGATCGTCGGTCGCCTGGGCAAGATCCTGGGCCCGCGCAACCTCATGCCGAACCCGCGCGTCGGCACGGTGACGATGGACGTCAAGGAAGCGGTCGAGGCCGCGAAGGGCGGTCAGGTCCAGTTCAAGGCCGAGAAGGCCGGCGTGATCCATGCCGGGATCGGCAAGGCCTCGTTCGACGCCGAGAAACTGGCCGAGAACCTGCGTGCCTTCGTCGATGCCGTCGGCAAGGCGAAGCCGGCGGGTGCCAAGGGCACCTACATGAAGCAGGTCGCCATCAGCTCGACCATGGGGCCCGGCGTGACCGTCGACGTGGCTTCGGCGACCGGCAACGAATGA
- a CDS encoding DUF1244 domain-containing protein, translating to MDQQTRIELEAAAFRRLRQHLSERTDVQNVDLMETAGFCRNCLSRWYMEEAQKRDIAMSQAEAREAFYGMPYEVWRDMYQKDAPEKADQAG from the coding sequence ATGGATCAGCAGACCCGCATCGAACTCGAAGCCGCCGCCTTCCGCCGCCTCCGCCAGCACCTGAGCGAGCGGACGGATGTCCAGAATGTCGACCTGATGGAGACGGCGGGCTTCTGCCGCAACTGCCTCAGCCGCTGGTACATGGAAGAAGCCCAGAAGCGCGATATCGCGATGAGCCAGGCCGAAGCGCGCGAGGCGTTCTATGGCATGCCCTACGAGGTGTGGCGCGACATGTATCAGAAGGATGCGCCCGAGAAGGCCGACCAGGCCGGCTGA
- a CDS encoding acetyl-CoA carboxylase carboxyltransferase subunit alpha, translating into MAHYLDFEKSLAEIEGKAGELRAMSRRDDGTDMEEQARALDQKADTLLDDIYKNLTPWRKCQVARHPDRPHCVDYIRALFTEYTPLAGDRNFADDEAVMGGLARLDGRPVMVIGHEKGNDTKSRLERNFGMARPEGYRKAIRLMEMADRFGLPVVTLIDTPGAFPGKGAEERGQSEAIARSTQTCLGLGVPLVSVVIGEGGSGGAVAFATANRVAMLEHSVYSVISPEGCASILWKDADKMREAAEALRLTAQDLKKLGVIDRIIPEPRGGAQRDARAAMDAVGAEIGRMIEELSKLDRDALRHDRRRKFVDMGSKGLAA; encoded by the coding sequence ATGGCACATTATCTTGATTTCGAGAAATCCCTGGCCGAGATCGAAGGCAAGGCCGGAGAGTTGCGCGCCATGTCGCGGCGCGACGACGGCACCGACATGGAGGAGCAGGCCCGCGCGCTCGACCAGAAGGCGGACACGCTGCTCGACGACATCTACAAGAACCTCACGCCCTGGCGGAAATGCCAGGTCGCGCGGCACCCCGACCGGCCGCATTGCGTCGATTACATCCGTGCCCTCTTCACCGAATACACCCCGCTCGCCGGCGACCGGAACTTCGCCGACGACGAGGCCGTGATGGGCGGGCTCGCCCGGCTCGACGGTCGTCCGGTCATGGTGATCGGCCACGAGAAGGGCAACGACACCAAGTCGCGGCTGGAGCGGAACTTCGGCATGGCCCGGCCCGAGGGCTACCGCAAGGCGATCCGCCTCATGGAGATGGCCGACCGCTTCGGGCTGCCCGTCGTGACTCTGATCGACACGCCGGGCGCATTCCCCGGCAAGGGGGCCGAGGAGCGTGGCCAGTCCGAGGCGATCGCGCGTTCGACGCAGACCTGCCTCGGGCTCGGCGTGCCGCTCGTCAGCGTGGTGATCGGCGAGGGCGGATCGGGCGGTGCCGTGGCCTTCGCCACCGCGAATCGCGTCGCGATGCTCGAGCATTCGGTCTATTCGGTGATCTCGCCCGAAGGCTGCGCGTCGATCCTGTGGAAGGATGCCGACAAGATGCGCGAGGCGGCCGAGGCGCTCAGGTTGACCGCGCAGGATCTCAAGAAGCTCGGCGTCATCGACCGGATCATCCCCGAGCCGCGCGGCGGTGCGCAGCGCGACGCGCGGGCTGCCATGGATGCGGTCGGGGCCGAGATCGGACGGATGATCGAGGAGCTCTCCAAGCTCGATCGCGACGCGCTGCGCCACGATCGTCGCCGGAAATTCGTCGACATGGGAAGCAAGGGGCTCGCCGCCTGA
- the rplJ gene encoding 50S ribosomal protein L10: MDRAQKEKVVEELGQIFESSGVVVVAHYAGLTVAEMQDLRARLRQAGGSVRVAKNKLAKIALEGKPNAKLSDLLTGMTVLSYSEDPVAAAKAAEDYAKDNSKFEILGGSMGETQLDRAGVAAVAKLPSRDELIASIAATLGAPASNIAGAIGAPASNIASILSTIEEKAEAA, from the coding sequence GTGGATAGAGCTCAAAAAGAGAAAGTGGTCGAGGAACTCGGCCAGATCTTCGAAAGCTCTGGCGTCGTGGTGGTTGCACACTACGCGGGCCTCACGGTTGCCGAGATGCAGGACCTGCGGGCGCGGCTGCGCCAAGCCGGCGGATCCGTGCGCGTTGCCAAGAACAAGCTCGCCAAGATCGCCCTCGAGGGAAAGCCGAACGCCAAGCTTTCGGATCTCCTGACGGGGATGACCGTCCTGTCCTATTCCGAGGATCCCGTGGCTGCGGCCAAGGCAGCCGAGGATTACGCCAAGGATAACTCGAAGTTCGAGATCCTCGGCGGCTCTATGGGCGAGACACAACTGGACCGTGCCGGTGTTGCCGCGGTCGCCAAGCTGCCCAGTCGCGACGAGCTCATCGCTTCGATCGCGGCCACGCTTGGCGCACCCGCATCGAACATCGCAGGGGCCATTGGCGCGCCGGCTTCGAACATCGCGAGCATCCTGTCGACCATCGAGGAGAAGGCGGAAGCCGCCTGA
- the nusG gene encoding transcription termination/antitermination protein NusG — translation MAKRWYSVSVLSNFEKKIAEQIRSEVAEKNLGEEIDEVLVPTEEVIEIRRGKKVPTERRFMPGYVLVHMEMSDHGYHLISSINRVTGFLGPQGRPMPMRDAEVEAILGRVQEGEETPRIEISFETGERVKVTDGPFEGFDGMVEDVDDDNQRLKVSVSIFGRATPVELEYTQVSKEI, via the coding sequence ATGGCAAAGCGATGGTATTCGGTTAGCGTCCTGTCGAATTTCGAGAAGAAGATCGCCGAGCAGATCCGCTCCGAAGTCGCCGAGAAGAACCTGGGCGAGGAGATCGACGAGGTCCTGGTCCCGACCGAGGAGGTGATCGAGATCCGCCGCGGCAAGAAGGTCCCGACCGAGCGGCGCTTCATGCCGGGCTACGTGCTCGTCCACATGGAAATGAGCGATCACGGCTATCACCTCATCAGCTCGATCAACCGCGTGACCGGCTTCCTCGGTCCGCAGGGGCGTCCGATGCCCATGCGCGACGCCGAGGTCGAGGCGATCCTCGGCCGCGTCCAGGAAGGCGAGGAAACGCCCCGGATCGAGATCAGCTTCGAGACGGGCGAGCGCGTCAAGGTCACCGACGGTCCGTTCGAAGGGTTCGACGGCATGGTCGAGGACGTGGACGACGACAACCAGCGCCTCAAGGTGTCGGTGTCGATCTTCGGCCGGGCCACCCCGGTCGAGCTGGAATACACTCAGGTCTCCAAGGAGATCTGA
- the rplK gene encoding 50S ribosomal protein L11: protein MAKKKIGSMKLQVPAGQANPSPPVGPALGQRGINIMEFCKAFNARTQEMEQGAPCPTVITYYQDKSFTMEIKTPPASYYLKKAAKVKSGAKTPSRETVGTVTVKQVREIAEAKMKDLNATDIDQAMKIILGSASSMGIEVK from the coding sequence ATGGCCAAGAAGAAGATCGGCAGCATGAAGCTGCAGGTGCCTGCGGGCCAGGCGAACCCGTCGCCCCCCGTCGGCCCCGCGCTCGGTCAGCGCGGCATCAACATCATGGAATTCTGCAAGGCGTTCAACGCGCGCACGCAGGAGATGGAGCAGGGCGCGCCGTGCCCCACCGTGATCACCTACTATCAGGACAAGTCCTTCACGATGGAGATCAAGACGCCGCCCGCGTCGTATTATCTCAAGAAGGCCGCCAAGGTGAAATCGGGTGCCAAGACCCCCTCGCGCGAGACTGTCGGCACGGTCACCGTCAAGCAGGTCCGCGAGATCGCCGAGGCCAAGATGAAGGACCTCAACGCCACCGATATCGACCAGGCGATGAAGATCATCCTCGGGTCGGCATCCTCCATGGGCATCGAGGTGAAGTAA
- the pyk gene encoding pyruvate kinase, with product MRRLRKIKIVATLGPASSDYNTIRALFEAGADVFRLNMSHGEHSDIAERHRIIRQIEEDTGRPIAILADLQGPKLRVGTFANGSEELSEGQDFRLDLDETPGDATRVQLPHEEIFAALEEGATLLVNDGKIRLKVKDYGADYANCTVAVGGTISNRKGVNVPDVELPLAALSEKDRKDLDFVCGLGVDWLALSFVQRPRDVDEARELARGRAAVLSKIEKPSAVKNFEAILEASDGIMVARGDLGVELPVQNVPPIQKRLVRKCRAAAKPVIVATQMLESMIESPMPTRAEVSDVAAAIYEGADAVMLSAESAAGSYPVEAVETMNNVAIEVENDPTYRDIINASRGGDKQTVADAIVSAAREIAETTDITAICCFSQSGTTATLVARERPHVPIIALTSMLGTARRLCLSWGMHCVHTGEVSRFKEAVINAARAARSEGFADATDQIVVTAGVPFGQSGTTNILRVAPCEERLIYATDPG from the coding sequence ATGAGACGCCTTCGTAAGATCAAGATCGTCGCGACCCTCGGCCCAGCATCGAGCGATTACAACACGATCCGTGCGCTGTTCGAGGCCGGGGCTGACGTCTTCCGGCTGAACATGAGCCATGGCGAACATTCCGACATCGCGGAACGTCATCGCATCATCCGTCAGATCGAGGAGGATACGGGCCGCCCGATCGCGATCCTCGCCGATCTGCAGGGCCCGAAGCTGCGGGTCGGCACGTTCGCCAATGGCTCCGAGGAGCTTTCCGAGGGCCAGGATTTCCGCCTCGACCTCGACGAGACGCCCGGCGACGCGACGCGCGTGCAACTCCCCCACGAAGAGATCTTCGCCGCACTCGAGGAAGGAGCGACGCTTCTCGTCAACGACGGCAAGATCCGCCTGAAGGTCAAGGATTACGGGGCCGATTACGCCAATTGCACCGTCGCCGTCGGCGGTACGATCTCGAACCGCAAGGGCGTCAACGTGCCCGACGTGGAGCTGCCCCTCGCCGCGCTGAGCGAGAAGGATCGCAAGGATCTCGATTTCGTCTGCGGGCTGGGCGTCGACTGGCTGGCCCTGTCCTTCGTGCAGCGGCCCCGCGACGTCGATGAGGCGCGCGAGCTCGCCCGCGGGCGGGCGGCGGTGCTCTCGAAGATCGAGAAGCCGAGCGCGGTCAAGAATTTCGAGGCGATCCTCGAGGCATCCGACGGGATCATGGTGGCGCGCGGCGATCTCGGCGTCGAGCTTCCAGTGCAGAACGTGCCGCCGATCCAGAAGCGTCTCGTGCGCAAGTGCCGCGCCGCAGCCAAGCCCGTGATCGTCGCGACGCAGATGCTCGAATCGATGATCGAATCGCCCATGCCGACCCGGGCCGAGGTCTCGGACGTGGCGGCGGCGATCTACGAAGGCGCGGACGCCGTGATGCTGAGCGCGGAATCGGCGGCCGGCTCCTATCCGGTCGAAGCGGTCGAGACGATGAACAACGTCGCGATCGAGGTCGAGAACGACCCGACCTACCGCGATATCATCAACGCCAGCCGCGGCGGCGACAAGCAGACCGTGGCCGATGCCATCGTGTCGGCCGCCCGCGAGATCGCCGAGACGACCGACATCACCGCGATCTGCTGCTTCTCGCAATCGGGCACGACCGCCACGCTCGTCGCGCGCGAACGGCCGCATGTGCCGATCATCGCGCTGACCTCGATGCTCGGCACGGCGAGGAGGCTCTGCCTGAGCTGGGGGATGCATTGCGTCCATACCGGCGAGGTGAGCCGCTTCAAGGAAGCGGTGATCAACGCAGCCCGCGCCGCCCGCTCCGAAGGGTTCGCCGACGCGACCGACCAGATCGTCGTGACGGCGGGCGTGCCGTTCGGTCAGTCGGGGACGACGAACATCCTGCGGGTTGCCCCCTGCGAGGAACGGCTGATCTACGCGACCGATCCCGGCTGA
- the rplL gene encoding 50S ribosomal protein L7/L12, with product MADLKKLAEEIVGLTLLEAQELKTILKDEYGIEPAAGGAVMMAGPADGAGGAAEEEQTEFDVILKSAGAQKINVIKEVRAITGLGLKEAKELVEAGGKAVKEGVDKSEAEDIKAKLEAAGAEIELK from the coding sequence ATGGCTGATCTGAAGAAACTTGCCGAAGAGATCGTCGGGCTGACCCTGCTCGAAGCTCAGGAACTGAAAACCATCCTCAAGGACGAGTATGGCATCGAGCCCGCCGCCGGCGGCGCGGTCATGATGGCCGGTCCCGCGGACGGTGCCGGTGGTGCCGCCGAGGAAGAGCAGACCGAATTCGACGTGATCCTCAAGAGCGCCGGTGCGCAGAAGATCAACGTCATCAAGGAGGTCCGCGCGATCACCGGTCTTGGTCTGAAAGAAGCCAAGGAACTGGTCGAAGCCGGCGGCAAGGCCGTCAAGGAAGGCGTCGACAAGTCCGAAGCCGAGGACATCAAGGCGAAGCTCGAAGCGGCCGGTGCCGAGATCGAGCTGAAGTGA
- a CDS encoding FAD-dependent oxidoreductase, producing the protein MTDMTEYRAAALDDLAQNDPTEVELGETKVLLVRQGDDVHAMAATCPHKGVPLKNGAIDGDRIVCPAHRASFGLATGELIAPPACEALATYPVRIDDGEIFVTVAEGVEPHPLPEHARRGDDDRKFVIIGSGAAGWRAAETLRREGFEGSIIVVTDEGGSPFDRTGFSKAYIGSEDTPDAPLVRKPSNIGDFDIEIRQGKAIALDPRDRAVTLEGQSEVLRYDKLLVATGSGAREAGLPGGDLEGIHRIRTKTDADTLRDDIAARKDGGTCRVAIVGGGFIGLEAATFLGRRDGVEVTMIIREHVPLASKFGAAFGTRILSEQKEAGVTMLTGATVERFRGETRVSGVELENGEVVDCDIAIVAIGADPRTEWLPFTKDDDGGISVEPTLSVPDHPDVFLAGDIACVPTAWGPKRIEHWRFAQELGELAARNMLGQGGRYEGTPFFWTMQQAKGSYTYTGNASDWDRIDGTPDGGKFALSFVKDGEVPAVLALGFDDRVTLMERKMAGTGPVPEADAVAYGPD; encoded by the coding sequence ATGACCGACATGACCGAATACCGTGCCGCTGCGCTGGACGATCTCGCTCAGAACGACCCGACCGAGGTGGAACTCGGGGAAACGAAGGTTCTCCTCGTGCGGCAGGGCGACGATGTGCATGCGATGGCGGCGACCTGTCCGCACAAGGGCGTGCCGCTGAAGAACGGCGCGATCGACGGCGATCGCATCGTCTGCCCTGCCCATCGCGCATCTTTTGGCCTCGCGACGGGCGAGCTGATCGCGCCGCCGGCCTGCGAGGCGCTCGCCACCTATCCCGTACGTATCGACGATGGTGAGATCTTCGTGACCGTCGCCGAGGGTGTCGAGCCGCATCCGCTGCCTGAGCATGCGCGGCGCGGTGACGACGATCGCAAGTTCGTGATCATCGGCAGTGGCGCGGCCGGCTGGCGCGCCGCCGAGACGCTGCGTCGGGAGGGCTTTGAGGGCAGTATCATCGTCGTCACCGACGAAGGTGGTTCCCCGTTCGACCGCACCGGCTTCTCGAAGGCCTATATCGGCAGCGAGGATACGCCGGATGCCCCGCTCGTCCGCAAGCCCTCGAATATCGGTGATTTCGATATCGAGATCCGTCAGGGCAAGGCCATCGCGCTGGATCCGCGGGACAGGGCCGTCACCCTCGAAGGTCAATCCGAGGTCCTCCGCTATGACAAGCTGCTGGTCGCGACCGGCTCCGGCGCGCGGGAGGCAGGTTTGCCGGGTGGCGATCTCGAAGGCATTCACCGCATCCGCACGAAGACGGATGCCGATACGCTTCGCGATGACATTGCGGCGCGCAAGGACGGCGGGACCTGCCGGGTTGCGATCGTCGGGGGAGGGTTCATCGGGCTCGAGGCCGCCACTTTCCTCGGGCGACGCGATGGTGTCGAGGTGACCATGATCATCCGCGAGCACGTGCCGCTCGCCTCGAAATTCGGTGCTGCCTTCGGGACGCGTATCCTGAGCGAGCAGAAGGAGGCCGGCGTGACGATGCTGACCGGCGCAACCGTCGAGAGGTTTCGCGGCGAAACCAGGGTCAGCGGCGTGGAGCTTGAGAATGGTGAGGTCGTCGATTGCGACATCGCGATCGTTGCGATCGGCGCGGATCCCCGAACGGAATGGCTGCCGTTCACGAAAGATGACGATGGCGGCATCTCGGTCGAGCCGACACTGTCCGTGCCGGACCATCCCGACGTGTTCCTGGCCGGCGATATTGCATGCGTTCCGACCGCATGGGGCCCTAAAAGGATCGAGCATTGGCGTTTCGCGCAGGAACTGGGCGAGCTTGCCGCGCGCAACATGCTCGGGCAGGGCGGGCGCTACGAAGGGACGCCGTTCTTCTGGACGATGCAGCAGGCGAAGGGATCCTATACCTATACCGGCAATGCATCGGACTGGGACAGGATCGACGGGACGCCAGACGGCGGAAAATTCGCGTTGTCCTTCGTCAAGGACGGCGAGGTTCCCGCGGTGCTTGCGTTGGGGTTCGACGACCGGGTCACGCTGATGGAGCGCAAGATGGCCGGAACCGGGCCGGTCCCGGAAGCGGACGCAGTGGCCTACGGGCCCGACTAG
- a CDS encoding DUF5671 domain-containing protein — translation MARGPALDTFVRDALMAGRSRDEIDRVLVEAGWSTRDVERALATYADIDFSPPVPRRQPYVSARDAFFYGLTFVALVVVVANLVSASFKAIEWALETRDHLRLNWNVAALVVFAPVFAILDRRVRGDDRETPMRKIFAYGALFLASLVLLVDLVAAIALAIGGGLGVEVASKAGVVALVAALVLLYYRADLSGDAGTPRRTGR, via the coding sequence ATGGCCCGCGGCCCTGCGCTCGACACCTTCGTGCGTGACGCCCTGATGGCCGGACGGTCACGCGACGAGATCGACCGCGTTCTCGTCGAGGCAGGCTGGTCAACGCGGGATGTCGAGCGGGCGCTTGCGACCTATGCCGATATCGACTTTTCGCCGCCCGTTCCGCGTCGCCAGCCCTATGTCTCGGCCCGCGATGCGTTCTTCTACGGGCTGACATTCGTGGCGCTCGTCGTGGTCGTCGCGAATCTGGTCTCGGCGTCGTTCAAGGCGATCGAATGGGCGCTGGAGACCCGCGACCATCTGCGACTGAACTGGAACGTCGCGGCTCTCGTGGTCTTTGCGCCCGTCTTTGCCATTCTCGACCGGCGGGTGCGCGGCGACGACCGCGAAACGCCCATGCGCAAGATCTTTGCCTACGGAGCGCTGTTCCTGGCGTCCCTCGTCCTGCTGGTCGATCTCGTGGCGGCGATCGCGCTCGCCATCGGCGGCGGTCTCGGGGTGGAGGTCGCGTCCAAAGCCGGGGTCGTCGCGTTGGTCGCGGCGCTGGTCCTGCTCTACTACCGTGCGGATCTCAGCGGCGACGCGGGCACCCCCCGGCGGACCGGACGCTAG
- a CDS encoding D-amino-acid transaminase has protein sequence MSRIVYVNGDYVPEESATVSVFDRGFLFADGVYEVTSVLDGRILDFEGHVERLERSLGELGMEMPVPAGELLEIHRRLIAENDLREGTIYLQVTRGAADRDFIYPAAGTGQTLVLFTQARADLVDNPMAAKGLSIISIPDERWGRRDIKTVQLLYPSMGKMMAKAAGANDAWMVEDGHVTEGTSNNAYIVKDGTIVTRQLGNEILHGITRKAVLRFAREAQMKVEERPFTIEEAMAADEAFVTSASTFVLPVVEIDGTAVGSGTPGPVATRLREIYLDESRKSAI, from the coding sequence ATGTCGCGCATCGTCTATGTCAACGGAGATTACGTGCCCGAGGAAAGCGCGACGGTTTCCGTCTTCGACCGCGGATTCCTCTTCGCCGACGGCGTCTACGAGGTGACGAGCGTTCTGGACGGGCGCATTCTCGACTTCGAGGGGCATGTCGAACGGCTCGAACGCTCGCTGGGCGAGCTTGGCATGGAGATGCCCGTCCCCGCCGGGGAGCTTCTCGAGATCCATCGCCGGCTCATCGCCGAGAACGATCTGCGCGAGGGTACGATCTATCTGCAGGTGACGCGCGGTGCCGCGGATCGCGATTTCATCTATCCCGCCGCCGGGACCGGGCAGACGCTCGTCCTCTTCACGCAGGCGCGCGCCGATCTCGTCGACAACCCGATGGCAGCCAAGGGGCTCAGCATCATTTCGATCCCGGACGAACGCTGGGGCCGGCGCGACATCAAGACGGTGCAGCTTCTCTACCCGTCGATGGGCAAGATGATGGCCAAGGCCGCCGGGGCGAACGATGCCTGGATGGTCGAGGACGGCCACGTCACCGAAGGCACGTCGAACAACGCCTATATCGTCAAGGACGGAACGATCGTGACCCGTCAGCTCGGGAACGAGATCCTGCACGGCATCACGCGCAAGGCGGTTTTGCGCTTCGCCCGCGAGGCGCAGATGAAGGTCGAGGAGCGGCCCTTCACGATCGAGGAGGCGATGGCGGCCGACGAGGCCTTCGTCACTTCGGCCTCGACCTTCGTTCTTCCGGTGGTGGAGATCGACGGGACGGCCGTCGGCAGCGGCACCCCCGGCCCCGTCGCGACCCGTCTGCGCGAGATCTATCTCGACGAAAGCCGCAAGTCGGCGATCTAG